The DNA region GGAGGAACTTGATCCGGAATCGTTGGGCATGCCCGATGCCGATGGCGATGAGGAGAATGCCGGTGACATAACCCCGGTCTTTGCCGCCGATGAGAATACGGACGAGGAAGCGGAAGGTTTTGCCCCCCGATCGCGGCCATTCGCACAGGAGTCCGATCTTGACGCGACCCGCATTTATCTTAATGAGATCGGGGCCTCCCGCTTACTGACAGCGGAGGAAGAGGTGTGTCTGGCCCGTCTGGCTCAGGCAGGTGATAATCTGGCCCGCCAGAATATGATCGTCAGTAACCTGCGGCTGGTGGTCAAGATCGCTCGCCGCTACCTCTATCGCGGTTTGCCCCTTCTGGATCTGATCGAGGAGGGTAACCTGGGTCTCATCCGCGCCGTGGAGAAGTTCGATCCCGAGCGGGGCTTTCGCTTTTCCACCTATGCCACCTGGTGGATCCGCCAGACCATCGAGCGGGCCATCATGAACCAGACCCGCACGGTGCGGTTGCCGATCCATGTGGTCAAGGAGATCAATGTTTATCTGCGGGCTGCGCGTCTTCTGGGCCAGCGGCTGGATCACGAACCCAGTGCCGAGGAGGTTGCGGAACTCCTCGACAGGCCCATTGGCGAGGTCAAGCGCCTGCTAGGCCTCAACGAACACATCACCTCGGTTGATAGCCCCTTGGGCAAGGATGCCGACAAGCCCCTCGTGGATATCCTCCAGGATGAGGGCGCCGAGGACCCCGCTGACCGCATCCAGGATCGTGAAGTTCAGGTAAACCTCGATAGCTGGCTAACCAAGCTCACCAAGAAGCAGCGCGAGGTCCTCGAGCGGCGCTTTGGCATCCATGGCTACGAGAACAGCACGCTGGAAAAGGTCGCCGAGGAATTGGGCGTAACCCGGGAGCGGGTCCGTCAGATCCAGATGGATGCCCTACGTCGGCTACGTGATATTTTGGAGAAGGAGGGTTTCTCCCAGGAGGCTTTCTTCAAATGAGTTAGCCCAGCCTTGCCGGCCCGTCTCCGCTAGGCTTTTCCCTGCCCCAGGATCATCCAAGGTCCTTCTCCCCTTCTTCTTCGCCACGCCGCTCTGACCTGACCTAGATCAACGAAAAGCGAGTGATCTGCCTCAGGCCGGGGTCAGCCGCCCTCCCGACCTTGACTTTCAAAGGCTCTTACTTTGTTATTGCCTAGGTTATGCCAAGGACCAAAGGCGTGGCGATCAGTGCGGCAGGGAATTGGCATATCTACATTGTTTATGCAGTCATTTCGGGGAGGTTTTATGGAAACTGGACTCGAACAGAAGTACAACTTTGACGTTGTACGATGGTTCACAGTGATGGCGGTCATCTACCTGGTGGTAGGGGCAGCTGTTGGCGTTTACATCGCGTCGGAATTGGCTTGGCCATTCCTGAATTTCGATATTCCTTATCTGACCTTCGGACGCCTGCGTCCGGTCCACACCAACGCGGTGATCTTCGCCTTCGGTGGCTGCGCCCTCATGGCCACTGCCTTCTACACGGTCCAGCGCACTAGTGGCGTGCGCCTCTGGAGTGACAAGCTGGCCTGGTTCGTCTTCTGGGGCTGGAATCTCATCATCGTCTCCGCCGTCATCACTCTGCCCCTGGGCATCACCCAGTCCAAGGAGTACGCCGAGCTGGAGTGGCCCATCGACATCCTCATTGCCGTGGTCTGGCTGGCCTTCTCCTTCAACTTCATTATGACCCTGGCCATCCGCAAAACCTCGCACATCTATGTGTCGAACTGGTTCTTCCTGGGCATGATGGTGATGATCACCTACCTGCACGTGGTCAATAGCCTGTCCATCCCGGTGGGTATCTTCAAGTCCTATTCCGTTTTCTCCGGCACCCAGGATGCCATGATCCAGTGGTGGTGGGGTCACAACGCCGTGGGCTTCTACCTGACCGCCGGCTTCCTGGGCATGATGTACTACTTCGTGCCCAAGCAGGCTAATCGTCCCGTCTATTCCTATCGCCTTTCCGTCATCCACTTCTGGGCCCTGATGTTCGGCTATGTCTGGCTGGGTGCCCATCACCTTCAGTACACCGCCCTCCCGGACTGGACCGGTTCCCTCGGCGCCGCCGTCTCCATCGCCATGATCATCCCCTCCTGGGGCGGCGCGGTGAACGGCATGATGACCCTCTCCGGTGCCTGGGATAAGCTGCGTACCGACTATGTGCTGCGCTTCCTGATCGTCGCCCTGGCCTTCTACGCCATGTCCACCTTCGAAGGTCCGGTCATGTCCCTGAAGACGGTCAATGCCCTGTCCCATTACACCGACTGGACAGTCGGCCACGTGCATTCCGGTGCCCTTGGCTGGGTGGCTGGCGTTGCCATCGGCTCCATCTACCACCTCATGACCCGCCTCTGGCACACCGAGATGTTCTCCGAGAAGCTGGTGAACTTCCACTTCTGGGCCCTGACCATCGGGACCGTGGTCTATATCGTCGCCATGTGGGTGTCGGGCATCATGCAGGGTTTGATGTGGCGTGCCTTTGATGAATACGGTGCTTTGGCCTACACCTTTGTTGAGACTGTGGATGCCATGCACCCCTACTACGCCATGCGTGCGGTCGGTGGCGGTATCTTCCTCATCGGCGCCATCGTCATGCTCTTCAACGTGCTGATGACCGTTCGCAAGTCCGCCACCAGCGGTAGCTTGCAGAAGGCCCGTCTCGCGACAGTTACCGCCTGATCACCCGAGGTAAGACACATGGCTGAAAACACACCACCCAAGGGCCTTCAGGACCGCCTGGAGCGGAATATCTGGGCCCTGCTCATCGTTGTCGCGCTCGTCCTCTCCGTGGGCGGTCTGGTCGAGATTGTCCCGCTCTTCTATCTGAAGAACACGATGGAGTACAACCGCTATCCCGAGATCGTCTGGAGCAAGGTTGGCCAGGAGGCCATCATTGCCGCCGATGCTGGCGTTCTGAAGGCGAACTGGAAACCCGGCGATGGCATGCGTCCCTACACCGCTCTGGAACTGGCGGGCCGCGATATCTATCAACGCGAGGGTTGCTACACCTGCCACTCCCAGATGATTCGTCCCTTCCGTGACGAGAAGGAACGTTATGGCCATTACTCTCTGGCCTCCGAGTCCATGTTCGACCATCCCTTCCAGTGGGGCTCCAAGCGTACCGGGCCTGACTTGGCCCGGGTTGGCGGCAAGTACTCGGACGACTGGCAGCGGTCCCATCTACGCAGACCCCAGGCGCTCGTTCCGGAATCCGTCATGCCGGCTTATCCCTGGTTGGATAAGGCCTCTCCGGATGCCGTCAATATCCAGACCCATATGGGCGGGCTGCGCACCATCGGTGTTCCCTATACCGATGCCGACATAGCGGCGGCCCCGGCCCTGCTCCAGGGTAAGACCGAAATGGACGCCGTGGTGGCCTACCTTCAGGTGCTGGGTACCATGGTGAAGCTTGACGAGGGCAAGGTCTATCGTGACTAGTCTGAGCGAGTATTTCCATACCGATTGGGCGGCGATGACCACCAACGACTGGATCGGTACGATACTGACGGTGGTCACCTTCGTTGCCATGGTGGTGGCTTACTTCCAGGTTTTTCGTCCCAAGAACAAGGATAAGCTCGAGGCTAAACGCTTCATCCTGTTCGAAGAGGACAATAAAGAGAGCGGAGAAAAAAATGGCGGGACCTAATCCCTTTCCCGGTGAAAACAATACCGGTCATTTCTGGGACGACAACCTGAGGGAACTGAACAATCCCCCCCCGAGTTGGTGGATGATTGGCTTCTGGGCATCCATTGCCTGGGTGGTAGGCTATTTCATCCTCTACCCTTCGTGGCCCATGCCTTATCAACCTCCAGATAGTGAAGGCTTCACCAAGGGGGTCATGGGCTGGACCCAGATCAAGGAGTACGAGGAGGGCGTCCAGCAACTCCAGGAGATGCGTGCCCAGTATGAGGAAAAAATCGCCGCGATGACGGCCGATCAGATCCTGGCGGATCCTGGTATGAAGCAGTACACCCTGGCCTCGGCCAAGGTGCTGTTTGGTGATAATTGCTCCGCTTGTCACGGCAGTGGTGGTCAAGGCAATCCCGGCTACCCGGTCCTGGTCGACGACGACTGGCTTTATGGCGGCTCCCTGGCTAAGCTCCAGGAGTCCATAGCCTACGGTCGCAAGGGCGCCATGACGGCACACAAGGATATCCTGTCACCAGCCGAGGTCGATGCCCTGGCACAGTTCGTGGTTGACCTCAGTGAAGGTAAGGCCACGGATCAGGGATGGGCCTTGTTTAATGAAAAGGGCTGTACCGCCTGTCATGGTCCGAAAGCGAATGGCGTCCTGGCGGAATTGCCTGGGGGCGAGATCGTATCCGTTGGCGCCGCCAACCTGACCGATGGCATTTGGCGCTTCGAGCCAGGTGGCTTTGAAAGCGCTAAGCACAGCATTCTTTATGGCGTTAATCAGGATGGTGTGGTGGGTACTCGCGAGGGGGTCATGCCTGCCTTCGCGGATACGGGCAAGTTGAACCCCCTGCAGATTAAAAAGCTGGTGGTTTATGTCCATGAGTTGGGTGGCGGCAACTAGTCGGGGCCAGGGAAGAGGGGCGGTCATCGCGCCCCCGTCGCCAACCTATCCAAACGGAGGAACGCATCGTGAGTTTTTTCAGCAATATGATGAATTGGGACCCCGTCATGTGGATGTCCATCCTGATGGTGATCATCGCCATCGTCATCATTGTTTACCTGGGTTTTAAGGTAAAGGCCTTGATGGATAAGGATGCGGAGGCGCACCAGAAGGAGGGACACAGGAGGAGTTAGCGAATCCTGTGCTCCAATGGGGTGGGTGAAAGGGGGGGCATGTGTCCCCCCTTATGTTTTTACGGCCCTGGACAATCCTGGGTACGCAAGCCTTGCAAGGTCCCTTGAGAGTCCAAATGCAGGGTAAAATGGTGGGATATAATTGCGTTTGCGCAATGCCGAAATAGTCATTTTCATCTAGATTTTCAGCATTCGCATCAGGTAAGACCGGCCCGTCCGCCCGACACCCGGCGACCCTGCCTGCTATGGCATCACCTTGGGAGAGGGTTCAGTGAGCAACGAAACAGTCGATAAAGTCGCGGCGGCGGATGATCTCTACGCCGAGGCCGCCCAGTGGCACATCAACACGGGTGGCGAGACCATTCACGCCAAGCGCATGCCTGGCAAGTGGCGCACCATCAAGTGGATTTCCGCGGCTGTCTGGATCCTGTTTTTCGTTGGCCCCTACCTGCGCTGGAATGGCCAGCAGGCTATCCTCTGGGATATCCCCGCTCGTCAGTACCACATCTTTGGCGCGACCATCCTGCCCCAGGATTTCTGGATGCTGTCGCTGTTGCTCTTGTTTTTCGCCATCCTCCTGGCCGTGGTAACGGCCTTGGCGGGACGGGTCTGGTGTGGCTATTTTTGCTTCCAAACGGTCTGGACCGACGTCTTCACCTGGATCGAGGAGAAGCTGGAGGGCCAGCCGGCCGCCCGCCGCAAGCTCGACAAGGCCTCCATGGACTTCATAAAGTTCCGGATCAAGGTGACCAAGCATCTCGTCTGGCTCCTGATCGGCTTTGCCACTGGCTTCGCCTTTGTGAGTTGGTTCGTCGATGCCCCAAGCCTCTGGGTGGAATTCTTCACCGGCCAGTCCGGGACGGTAGCCTATGTCACGGTGGCTCTCTTTACCGTGGGTACCTATGGCCTGGCGGGCTGGCTGCGCGAACAGGTCTGTTTCTGGCTCTGCCCCTATGCCCGCATCCAGGGCGTCATGCTGGACCGCACCACCATACTCCCGACTTATGACTTCCATCGCGGCGAGCCGCGCGGCCGGGTCAAGAAGGGCCAGAAGGAAGAGGACCGCACGACGGGTGATTGCGTGGATTGCAACCAATGCGTGGCTGTTTGTCCTACGGGCGTCGATATTCGCGAGGGGCAGCAGGAAGGCTGCATCACCTGTGCCCTCTGTCTGGATGCTTGCGATGCCGTCATGGTCAAGGTCGGTCGGCCTCAAGGGCTGATCCGCTATGCCTCCCTCGACGAACTGGAGGGTAAGCCGGTCAAGCCCATGCTGGCCAGACCGCGTGTCTGGGTCTATGCCGCCATCCTGCTGGCCGCCATATCGGGCATTCTGTATGGATTGACCTCGCTAGCCCCGATTGAGCTCAAAGTGCTGCATGAACGAGCCCCCCTCTTCGCTACCTTATCCGATGGCTCGATTCAGAATAAGTACACCCTCAAAATTCTGAATAAGGACAACTCGGACCTCGAGGTCAAAATCAGTGCCACGGGGCCGGAGAAGATGACCCTCATGGGTGTTGATGACCTCCTGCTGGCTAAGCATGGCGCTGTGATGCCCGCCGTGATCTACGTTAAGGTGCCCCGTAAGCACTTGAAGGCCGAGCGGGAGGACATCACCTTCCGCATCGAGGCTACCCGCCCGGACGGCCAGGTAATCTCCGCCGAACGGCAGAGCACTTTCTTTGGCCCCAAGCGCTAAGCCGGTTTCAGGTCCACTACGTTTTCTTTGAGGAGATCAGCCGCGATGACCCTTGTAACCTCGCCAAGTCCCAAGCCCCTGCCTGCCTGGAAGAGCCCCTGGATCATTGGGTGGGTCTCCCTGGTCGTGGTGGTCCTGATCGTCAATATCATCTTCGTCGTCCTGGGTTTCTCCACGAATCCGGGTCTGGTGGTCGATAACTTTTACGATCGTGGCCAGGATTACGAGAAGACCTGGGCCAGTCGGCAGGAGCGTGATCCGGGCTGGGTCCTGCGGGCCGATGTCCCCCAGGATCTGGTGGTCGGTGAGCCCTCGGTGCTCCGCTTCTTCCTTGTCGATAAGGCCGGCCAGCCCGCGGACATCGATAACGCCCACTTCTACGCTTACCGTCCCTCGGACGCCAAGCGGGATTTTGATCTGCCCATGATCGAAGAGGGGCCGGGTCGTTTTCGGGTCGATGTAAACTTTCCCCTGATGGGGGTTTGGGACACCCTGGTGGCGGTACGTCAGGGGGAGGAGGAGTTCAATCTCGGCAGACGCATTTCCGTCCCCGCCCCCCGCGGCGGATCTCAGGTTCCCGTCACGAATTGACCCTGGTCAGCGCGACAGTCTCCGATCGACCTTGGCCGTGAGCGCCTTCCAGGGCCCGATCCCTGGCCAGAACTCGCTTCAGTCATCACGCTGCTTTCATTGCGGCCTGCCCGTAGCCTCTCCGGCCGAGGTGCGGGCCCCCGTTCGAAACCAGATGCGGAGTTTCTGTTGCAACGGGTGCAAGTCCGTCTGCGAGGCCATCCATGCGGCGGGTCTCGAGGGCTTTTATCAGCGCACCCCCGAGGGCGAAGTCCTGGGTCCGCCACCAGAGCCCCCCAAGGAATTGGCCCTTTACGATATCGATGCGGTCCAGGAGGAGTTCGTCGATTCCCTGGGCGAGACCCGCGAAATCAACTTGCTGGTCGAAGGCATCCATTGCGCCGCTTGCGTCTGGTTGATCGAGAATAGCCTCAAGGCCCTGCCGGGGGTGGCCGAAGCGCGGGTCAACCTCACCGGCCGGCGGCTGCGACTCAAGTGGGACAATAGCCGCCTCAAGCTCTCCCAAGCCCTCCGGCGGCTGGGAGAGATCGGTTACGCCGCCGTGCCTTTCGATCCGGAGGTGGCGGAAGGTTCGCTGCAGCGCGCCAATCGGCGACTCCTCTATCGCCTGGCTGTCGCGGCCTTCGGCATGATGAATCTCATGTGGATTTCCATCGCCCTCTATTCCGGCGCGGACCAGGGCGAGTTTCGCGGCCTCTTCCATTGGATCGGTTTCGCCGTCGCCACGCCCGTCCTCATCTATTCCGGCTGGCCCTTTTATCGGGGCGCCTGGCTGGGAGTCAGAGCCGGCAGCCTGACCATGGACCTGCCCATTGCCATTGGTGTTTCAATCACTTATGGCTATTCCCTTTACGTCACGATCAGCGGGTCCCGTATCGGCGAGGTCTATTGGGACACGGTCGTAAACTTCCTTTTTG from Chromatiaceae bacterium includes:
- the rpoS gene encoding RNA polymerase sigma factor RpoS, coding for MAFADNREESDREEELDPESLGMPDADGDEENAGDITPVFAADENTDEEAEGFAPRSRPFAQESDLDATRIYLNEIGASRLLTAEEEVCLARLAQAGDNLARQNMIVSNLRLVVKIARRYLYRGLPLLDLIEEGNLGLIRAVEKFDPERGFRFSTYATWWIRQTIERAIMNQTRTVRLPIHVVKEINVYLRAARLLGQRLDHEPSAEEVAELLDRPIGEVKRLLGLNEHITSVDSPLGKDADKPLVDILQDEGAEDPADRIQDREVQVNLDSWLTKLTKKQREVLERRFGIHGYENSTLEKVAEELGVTRERVRQIQMDALRRLRDILEKEGFSQEAFFK
- the ccoN gene encoding cytochrome-c oxidase, cbb3-type subunit I codes for the protein METGLEQKYNFDVVRWFTVMAVIYLVVGAAVGVYIASELAWPFLNFDIPYLTFGRLRPVHTNAVIFAFGGCALMATAFYTVQRTSGVRLWSDKLAWFVFWGWNLIIVSAVITLPLGITQSKEYAELEWPIDILIAVVWLAFSFNFIMTLAIRKTSHIYVSNWFFLGMMVMITYLHVVNSLSIPVGIFKSYSVFSGTQDAMIQWWWGHNAVGFYLTAGFLGMMYYFVPKQANRPVYSYRLSVIHFWALMFGYVWLGAHHLQYTALPDWTGSLGAAVSIAMIIPSWGGAVNGMMTLSGAWDKLRTDYVLRFLIVALAFYAMSTFEGPVMSLKTVNALSHYTDWTVGHVHSGALGWVAGVAIGSIYHLMTRLWHTEMFSEKLVNFHFWALTIGTVVYIVAMWVSGIMQGLMWRAFDEYGALAYTFVETVDAMHPYYAMRAVGGGIFLIGAIVMLFNVLMTVRKSATSGSLQKARLATVTA
- the ccoO gene encoding cytochrome-c oxidase, cbb3-type subunit II, with translation MAENTPPKGLQDRLERNIWALLIVVALVLSVGGLVEIVPLFYLKNTMEYNRYPEIVWSKVGQEAIIAADAGVLKANWKPGDGMRPYTALELAGRDIYQREGCYTCHSQMIRPFRDEKERYGHYSLASESMFDHPFQWGSKRTGPDLARVGGKYSDDWQRSHLRRPQALVPESVMPAYPWLDKASPDAVNIQTHMGGLRTIGVPYTDADIAAAPALLQGKTEMDAVVAYLQVLGTMVKLDEGKVYRD
- a CDS encoding cbb3-type cytochrome c oxidase subunit 3, encoding MTSLSEYFHTDWAAMTTNDWIGTILTVVTFVAMVVAYFQVFRPKNKDKLEAKRFILFEEDNKESGEKNGGT
- the ccoP gene encoding cytochrome-c oxidase, cbb3-type subunit III — translated: MAGPNPFPGENNTGHFWDDNLRELNNPPPSWWMIGFWASIAWVVGYFILYPSWPMPYQPPDSEGFTKGVMGWTQIKEYEEGVQQLQEMRAQYEEKIAAMTADQILADPGMKQYTLASAKVLFGDNCSACHGSGGQGNPGYPVLVDDDWLYGGSLAKLQESIAYGRKGAMTAHKDILSPAEVDALAQFVVDLSEGKATDQGWALFNEKGCTACHGPKANGVLAELPGGEIVSVGAANLTDGIWRFEPGGFESAKHSILYGVNQDGVVGTREGVMPAFADTGKLNPLQIKKLVVYVHELGGGN
- the ccoG gene encoding cytochrome c oxidase accessory protein CcoG — translated: MPGKWRTIKWISAAVWILFFVGPYLRWNGQQAILWDIPARQYHIFGATILPQDFWMLSLLLLFFAILLAVVTALAGRVWCGYFCFQTVWTDVFTWIEEKLEGQPAARRKLDKASMDFIKFRIKVTKHLVWLLIGFATGFAFVSWFVDAPSLWVEFFTGQSGTVAYVTVALFTVGTYGLAGWLREQVCFWLCPYARIQGVMLDRTTILPTYDFHRGEPRGRVKKGQKEEDRTTGDCVDCNQCVAVCPTGVDIREGQQEGCITCALCLDACDAVMVKVGRPQGLIRYASLDELEGKPVKPMLARPRVWVYAAILLAAISGILYGLTSLAPIELKVLHERAPLFATLSDGSIQNKYTLKILNKDNSDLEVKISATGPEKMTLMGVDDLLLAKHGAVMPAVIYVKVPRKHLKAEREDITFRIEATRPDGQVISAERQSTFFGPKR
- a CDS encoding FixH family protein is translated as MTLVTSPSPKPLPAWKSPWIIGWVSLVVVVLIVNIIFVVLGFSTNPGLVVDNFYDRGQDYEKTWASRQERDPGWVLRADVPQDLVVGEPSVLRFFLVDKAGQPADIDNAHFYAYRPSDAKRDFDLPMIEEGPGRFRVDVNFPLMGVWDTLVAVRQGEEEFNLGRRISVPAPRGGSQVPVTN